A region from the Gammaproteobacteria bacterium genome encodes:
- the aroC gene encoding chorismate synthase yields the protein MSFRTAGESHGRGLLAILEGLPAGMPLSTERDVDPDMKRRMAGYGRGRRMQIEADRIELISGVRLGETLGSPIGMLLWNRDWKNWTTAMSHARPDPEGNPKALRRMHLPRPGHADLVGVLKYDRHDTRDILERASARETAARVACGAVARTLLREFGITVGSHVTSIGDIEATLPRELPADLNAAADASPVRMLDPDAADRVIASIDRAKEEGDTLGGIFDVVVRHVPVGLGSYISWDTKLDGRLAGAMMSIHAIKGVELGLGFEGARRLGSRVHDPIQPAPGDRPPSGYARPSNRAGGLEGGVTTGEPLVIRAAMKPISTLRKRLPSVDLRDGSVADAAVERSDVCSVPAAAVVGEAMAALVVADALIEKFGGDSLSEMRRNYEGYTAYLRDRRQRHE from the coding sequence ATCAGCTTTCGGACGGCCGGCGAGTCCCACGGACGCGGCCTGCTGGCGATTCTGGAAGGGCTGCCGGCAGGGATGCCGCTCTCGACCGAGCGCGATGTCGACCCCGACATGAAGCGTCGCATGGCCGGCTACGGCCGCGGCCGCCGCATGCAGATCGAAGCGGACCGCATCGAACTGATCTCCGGCGTGCGTCTGGGCGAGACGCTCGGCTCTCCCATCGGGATGCTGCTCTGGAACCGCGACTGGAAGAACTGGACTACGGCGATGAGCCATGCTCGGCCGGATCCCGAAGGCAACCCCAAGGCGTTGCGCCGCATGCATCTGCCGCGCCCGGGACACGCCGATCTGGTCGGGGTGCTCAAGTATGACCGGCACGACACCCGCGACATTCTGGAGCGGGCGAGCGCACGCGAGACGGCCGCCCGGGTGGCGTGCGGCGCCGTCGCCAGGACCCTGCTCCGGGAGTTCGGGATCACGGTGGGGTCGCACGTGACCTCGATCGGGGATATCGAGGCCACTCTCCCGCGCGAGCTTCCGGCCGACCTCAACGCCGCTGCGGACGCCTCGCCGGTACGAATGCTGGATCCGGACGCGGCGGACCGCGTCATCGCGTCCATCGACCGGGCCAAGGAGGAAGGAGACACGCTCGGCGGCATCTTCGATGTCGTGGTCCGGCATGTGCCGGTGGGCCTGGGGAGCTACATCTCCTGGGACACCAAGCTGGATGGCCGCCTGGCGGGGGCGATGATGTCGATTCACGCCATCAAGGGGGTCGAACTGGGCCTCGGGTTCGAGGGCGCCCGACGATTGGGGTCGCGCGTGCACGATCCTATTCAGCCCGCCCCCGGCGACCGGCCACCGAGCGGGTACGCACGCCCCTCCAACCGGGCCGGCGGCCTGGAGGGCGGGGTCACAACCGGCGAGCCTCTCGTCATCCGCGCCGCCATGAAGCCCATCTCGACGCTGCGCAAGCGGCTGCCCAGCGTGGACCTGCGGGACGGGTCGGTGGCCGACGCCGCCGTGGAGCGAAGCGACGTCTGCTCCGTGCCCGCAGCGGCGGTGGTGGGCGAGGCCATGGCCGCCCTCGTGGTGGCCGACGCCCTCATCGAGAAGTTCGGGGGCGACAGCCTCTCCGAGATGCGCCGGAACTACGAGGGCTACACCGCCTACCTGCGCGACCGGCGGCAGCGTCATGAATGA
- the pilO gene encoding type 4a pilus biogenesis protein PilO: MMIAIPGSRPALLAAVLVTLAAALFYREHRRRDGEVQRLTRRLERLEAGNERARNLLPEGTAQLASRLRRYSDHIARLEQLIPRTEEVPALLESLAAEARRSGLGDLAFMRPGEEEANPFYTSRTYEMSVVGGYHEVARFLTAVASLPRIVTPMELEMISIPDPAVEEGPAVRAHFRIETFVRPPAGTEPALGGSNGTPAEVVR; this comes from the coding sequence ATGATGATCGCGATCCCGGGTTCGCGGCCCGCGCTGCTGGCGGCCGTGCTGGTGACGCTGGCCGCGGCTCTGTTCTACCGCGAGCACCGCCGCCGGGACGGGGAGGTGCAGCGGCTGACGCGCCGTCTGGAGCGGTTGGAGGCCGGAAACGAACGCGCTCGGAACCTGCTGCCCGAGGGGACCGCGCAACTTGCGAGCCGGCTGAGACGCTACTCGGATCACATCGCGCGGCTCGAGCAGTTGATCCCCCGCACCGAGGAGGTCCCGGCGCTTCTGGAGTCACTGGCGGCCGAGGCCCGGCGGTCAGGGCTCGGAGACCTGGCCTTCATGCGCCCCGGAGAGGAGGAAGCGAATCCGTTCTACACGAGCCGGACTTACGAAATGTCCGTGGTGGGCGGCTACCACGAGGTGGCCCGTTTTCTCACCGCGGTCGCGTCACTGCCGCGCATCGTTACGCCGATGGAACTCGAGATGATCTCGATCCCCGATCCGGCCGTGGAGGAGGGTCCGGCGGTGCGCGCCCACTTTCGGATCGAGACATTCGTCCGTCCGCCGGCAGGGACGGAGCCCGCCCTCGGCGGGTCTAACGGAACGCCAGCGGAGGTCGTCCGATGA
- a CDS encoding PilN domain-containing protein, translated as MIEINLMPGGTGHAARRRRSSANASPSKAASPWHLAASVPGLATLLVLALLHPGARDRQRVLEDRVTQAMGDSTALAGLISSADQLRAGRDSVAARVRVIRELDQGRYVWSHILDEVAAAMPEFTWLTRIAEAGGGDRVQVEIEGRTANTFALTRFMNRLEVSPFLTSVSLVGTEQVAERLPDGAEWVLSAFVLRVSYQPRASVSNPA; from the coding sequence GTGATCGAAATCAACCTGATGCCCGGGGGGACGGGCCACGCCGCGCGCAGGCGGCGATCGTCAGCGAATGCGTCGCCTTCGAAAGCCGCGTCGCCGTGGCACCTGGCGGCGAGCGTTCCCGGGCTGGCCACCCTCCTGGTGCTGGCGTTGCTTCACCCGGGTGCCCGCGATCGTCAGCGAGTTCTGGAGGATCGAGTCACTCAAGCCATGGGCGACTCGACCGCACTGGCCGGTCTGATCTCCTCTGCGGACCAATTGCGTGCCGGACGCGATTCCGTGGCCGCGCGAGTGCGGGTTATCCGGGAGCTCGACCAGGGGCGGTACGTCTGGTCCCACATCCTCGATGAAGTGGCGGCTGCAATGCCGGAGTTCACCTGGTTGACGCGTATCGCGGAAGCGGGCGGTGGGGACAGGGTCCAGGTGGAGATCGAGGGACGAACCGCCAACACCTTTGCCCTGACGCGCTTCATGAACCGGCTGGAGGTCTCTCCCTTCCTGACTTCCGTCAGCCTGGTCGGTACCGAGCAGGTGGCGGAACGACTGCCGGACGGTGCGGAGTGGGTCCTCAGCGCCTTTGTGCTCCGTGTTTCCTACCAGCCCCGCGCATCGGTGAGCAACCCGGCATGA
- the pilM gene encoding type IV pilus assembly protein PilM produces MGWFRRGQVSLGLDVGSRYLKVVQMSHARHAPEVSRIAMRALTEGSDDARAGTAVVEAVVKLFRDSGLKQGRVVTGVAGHGVIAKRIELERMKPSELREVIRWEAEQHLPFDTASVELDFQILTPGDPMDVLLVAAKRDLVHEATEVVRTAGLTVEVLDVDGFALRNALIHNHPEAAEGVVMAADIGWETTTVVVVEEGIPAVTRDFHFGVRSLCKAAQRETGLGARSTEAMIRGQRVSPGLRAVIESAADEMAVGLGRASAFLKTRSADLGLGRVYLSGGGARIPGLAEALGRILSVETHVANPFERIPVRPDACVDVELEEVAPMLLLPVGLALRSFPRSRDR; encoded by the coding sequence ATGGGCTGGTTCAGGCGCGGGCAAGTGTCCCTTGGGCTCGATGTCGGGAGCCGATACCTCAAGGTCGTACAGATGAGCCATGCGAGGCACGCTCCCGAAGTCTCCCGGATTGCGATGCGCGCGTTGACGGAGGGAAGCGATGATGCACGCGCCGGCACTGCCGTGGTTGAAGCGGTCGTCAAACTGTTCCGGGACTCCGGACTGAAGCAGGGTCGAGTAGTGACCGGCGTCGCGGGTCACGGTGTCATTGCCAAGCGGATCGAATTGGAGCGCATGAAGCCGTCCGAGTTGCGGGAGGTAATCCGCTGGGAGGCCGAACAGCATCTTCCCTTCGATACCGCCAGCGTCGAACTGGACTTCCAGATCCTCACCCCCGGGGATCCCATGGACGTCCTTCTGGTGGCAGCCAAGCGCGACCTGGTGCATGAGGCCACCGAAGTCGTGCGCACTGCCGGGCTCACGGTCGAAGTCCTTGACGTAGATGGCTTTGCGCTGAGAAATGCCTTGATCCACAACCATCCCGAAGCGGCCGAGGGTGTCGTTATGGCCGCCGACATTGGCTGGGAGACGACCACTGTGGTCGTTGTGGAGGAAGGAATCCCCGCTGTCACGCGCGATTTCCACTTCGGCGTGCGCTCCCTGTGCAAGGCCGCCCAGCGGGAGACGGGCCTGGGGGCACGGTCTACGGAAGCCATGATTCGCGGTCAGCGGGTATCGCCCGGCCTACGGGCGGTCATCGAGTCCGCCGCGGACGAAATGGCCGTGGGACTGGGGAGGGCGTCGGCCTTCCTGAAGACGAGGTCCGCCGACCTTGGTCTAGGGCGCGTCTACCTGAGCGGCGGGGGTGCCCGGATCCCGGGTCTGGCCGAGGCGCTGGGCCGCATCCTCTCCGTCGAAACACACGTCGCCAACCCCTTCGAACGAATTCCCGTCCGTCCCGATGCCTGCGTTGATGTCGAGCTGGAAGAGGTCGCGCCCATGCTGTTGTTGCCGGTGGGTCTGGCGTTGCGCTCATTCCCACGGAGTCGCGACCGGTGA
- a CDS encoding type II secretion system protein: MNGGFTLFECLVVLAIVGIGIALGMPALQLHRDRWAVTQAREASAGLLARARIDALGSGASQVTIVPGRGHIERSLGGTFRERVDLGDRYGVSLDMSGRDTLATIEFNALGLGRMSARTLRFGRGATHASLVISTYGRVSRR, translated from the coding sequence ATGAACGGGGGATTCACACTTTTCGAGTGCCTAGTGGTGCTGGCCATCGTCGGCATCGGGATCGCGCTGGGGATGCCTGCCCTGCAACTGCACCGTGATCGCTGGGCCGTGACTCAGGCGCGCGAAGCCAGCGCGGGGCTGCTCGCCCGCGCCCGGATCGACGCGCTGGGGTCCGGTGCCTCGCAGGTCACGATTGTGCCGGGCCGCGGGCACATCGAGCGCAGCCTCGGGGGCACATTCCGGGAGCGTGTCGACCTGGGAGACCGCTACGGGGTTTCGCTCGACATGTCGGGGCGGGATACTCTCGCGACCATCGAATTCAATGCGCTCGGACTTGGCCGGATGTCTGCCCGTACGCTTCGTTTCGGGCGGGGCGCAACACATGCGTCGCTGGTGATTTCCACCTACGGGCGGGTATCCCGGCGATGA
- a CDS encoding DUF5715 family protein, with translation MGRYGIRAGVLVCGALLAAGLAPSSSAAQSLRGSSRSLTAQNAQARAHDFTYLRDAAHVRRFVELGYLVPLYGNRDYDIDDEVSFPYARPQVRTFVERLAGQYRRACGEVMVVTSLTRALNRQPPNASSRSVHPTGMAVDLRRSNHRPCRAWLEDVLLSLEANGVLEATRESRPPHYHIALYPEPYTRYVEGLRTRAVQATETRVAAATDAAEAASAEDVAAAGAGSRSYRVRSGDALWDIARAYGTTIAAIQQSNNLLGSRIYPGQVLTIPPGGGVGVQAMHLSYRVQRGDSLWDIARAHGTTIAALRRSNNLRGSRIYPGQVLNIPTQFR, from the coding sequence ATGGGACGATACGGCATTCGGGCAGGAGTCCTGGTCTGCGGCGCACTGCTGGCCGCGGGGCTCGCGCCCTCCTCATCCGCTGCGCAGAGCCTCCGCGGGTCGTCCCGCTCGCTGACCGCCCAGAACGCGCAGGCGCGGGCCCACGACTTCACCTACCTGCGGGACGCCGCTCACGTGCGGCGGTTTGTCGAGCTGGGCTACCTGGTGCCGCTGTACGGCAACCGGGACTATGACATCGATGACGAGGTCAGCTTCCCGTACGCCCGTCCCCAGGTTCGCACCTTCGTGGAACGGCTGGCGGGGCAGTATCGCAGGGCCTGCGGGGAAGTCATGGTCGTCACCAGCCTGACACGCGCGCTCAACCGGCAGCCCCCCAACGCCTCCAGCCGCTCGGTGCATCCCACCGGCATGGCCGTCGACCTGCGCCGGTCCAACCATCGCCCCTGCCGCGCATGGCTGGAGGATGTCCTGCTCTCCCTGGAAGCGAACGGGGTCCTGGAGGCCACGCGCGAGTCCCGCCCCCCCCACTACCACATCGCCCTGTATCCCGAACCATACACCCGCTACGTCGAGGGCCTGAGGACGCGAGCCGTCCAGGCGACAGAGACCCGGGTGGCGGCCGCGACGGATGCGGCGGAGGCTGCGTCGGCGGAGGATGTCGCGGCAGCGGGTGCCGGCAGCCGATCGTATCGCGTGCGCTCCGGAGACGCACTGTGGGACATTGCGCGCGCGTACGGGACGACGATCGCGGCGATCCAGCAGTCGAACAACCTTCTGGGCAGCCGGATCTATCCGGGTCAGGTCCTGACGATCCCGCCGGGTGGCGGAGTCGGCGTACAGGCCATGCACCTGAGTTACCGGGTGCAGCGGGGGGATTCCCTGTGGGACATCGCGCGCGCGCACGGCACGACGATCGCTGCGCTGCGGCGGTCGAACAACCTGCGGGGCAGCCGAATCTACCCGGGTCAGGTGCTCAACATCCCCACGCAGTTCCGGTAG
- a CDS encoding superoxide dismutase → MAYPHELPDLGYDYDALEPHIDARTMEIHHSKHHAAYTANLNAALKSHPGLQDRSVEDLLGNMGDVPEAIRGAVRNNGGGYVNHALFWDLMTPGGADAPSGDLAYAIEAAFGSVDELKSRVNTAAITRFGSGWGWVVATDSGLAVRSTANQDSPLMDGQTPILGVDVWEHAYYLRYQNRRPDYLTAWWSTVNWDVVAANFAAAG, encoded by the coding sequence ATGGCCTATCCCCACGAGCTTCCGGACCTCGGTTACGACTACGATGCGCTCGAGCCGCATATCGACGCGCGCACGATGGAGATACACCACTCGAAGCACCACGCGGCCTATACCGCCAATCTCAACGCGGCGCTCAAGTCGCATCCCGGCCTCCAGGACCGCAGCGTGGAAGACCTGCTGGGCAACATGGGCGACGTCCCCGAGGCCATTCGCGGCGCGGTGCGCAACAACGGCGGCGGATACGTCAATCACGCGCTTTTCTGGGACCTGATGACGCCCGGCGGCGCGGACGCCCCCAGTGGTGACCTGGCATACGCGATCGAGGCTGCCTTCGGCTCCGTCGACGAGCTGAAGAGCCGGGTCAACACAGCGGCCATCACCCGCTTCGGCTCCGGCTGGGGTTGGGTGGTCGCCACCGATTCCGGACTGGCGGTGCGCTCCACGGCGAACCAGGACAGCCCGCTCATGGATGGCCAGACCCCGATCCTCGGCGTGGACGTGTGGGAGCACGCGTACTATCTGCGCTATCAGAATCGCCGGCCCGACTATCTCACCGCGTGGTGGAGCACGGTCAACTGGGACGTCGTGGCCGCCAACTTCGCCGCCGCCGGGTAA